The region GCAGAAGGACATCGGCATGCCGATCGGCGTGCAGACCCAGTTCCAGGGCGCGGCCGAAGCATTCCAGGCGTCGCTGTCGAGCACCTTGCTGCTGATCCTGGCGGCGGTGGTGACCATGTACATCGTGCTCGGCGTGCTGTACGAAAGTTACATTCACCCGATTACCATCCTCTCGACCTTGCCCTCGGCGGCGGTCGGCGCCTTGCTGGCGTTGCTGCTGACCGGCAATGACCTGGGGATGATCGCGATCATCGGCATCATCCTGCTGATCGGTATCGTGAAGAAGAACGCGATCATGATGATCGACTTTGCCCTCGACGCTGAGCGCAATCAGGGCATGGCGCCGGAGCAGGCGATTTACCAGGCGGCACTGCTGCGTTTCCGGCCGATTCTGATGACTACCCTGGCCGCATTGTTCGGCGCGGTGCCGTTGATGCTGGCCACCGGTTCCGGTGCAGAGCTGCGTCAGCCGTTGGGTCTGGTGATGGTCGGTGGTTTGCTGGTGAGCCAAGTGCTGACGCTGTTCACCACCCCGGTGATCTACCTGTATTTCGACCGTCTCGGTCGGCGCTGGGGCCATAAGTCTGCAGCCGTGGACGCGGTAGAACAGCCATGAACCTGTCCGGACCTTTCATCAAGCGCCCGGTCGCGACCATGTTGCTGAGCCTGGCGATCATGCTGCTGGGCGGTGTCAGTTTCGGCCTGTTGCCGGTGGCGCCGTTGCCGCAGATGGACTTCCCGGTGATCGTGGTTCAGGCCAGTCTGGCGGGTGCGAGCCCGGAAGTGATGGCGTCGACCGTGGCCACTCCGCTTGAGCGCTCCTTCGGCTCCATCGCCGGGGTCAACACCATGAGCAGCCGTTCCAGCCAGGGCTCGACCCGGGTGATTTTGCAGTTCGACATGGACCGCGACATCAACGGCGCGGCGCGGGAAGTGCAAGCGGCGATCAACGCCTCGCGCAACCTGCTGCCGAGCGGGATGCGCAGCATGCCGACCTACAAGAAGGTCAACCCCTCGCAAGCACCGATCATGGTGTTGTCGCTGACCTCGGACGTGTTGGAGAAAGGTCAGCTCTACGACCTGGCCTCGACCATTCTGTCCCAGAGCTTGTCCCAGGTGCAGGGCGTAGGTGAAGTGCAGATCGGCGGCAGCTCCTTGCCAGCGGTGCGCATCGAGCTCGAACCCCAGGCGCTGAACCAGTACGGCGTGGCGCTGGACGATGTGCGCAATACCATCGCCAACGCCAACGTGCGCCGCCCGAAAGGCTCGGTCGAAGATGACCAGCGTTTGTGGCAGGTCCAGGCCAATGATCAACTGGAAAAGGCCAAGGATTACGAATCGCTGATCATCCACTACAACAACGGCGCGGCCCTGCGCCTGAAGGATGTGGCCAAGGTCAGCGATGGCGTCGAGGACCGCTACAACAGCGGCTTCTTCAACAATGATGCGGCGGTGCTGCTGGTGATCAACCGCCAGGCCGGCGCCAACATCATCGAGACGGTCAACGAGATCAAGGCGCAGTTGCCGGCGTTGCAGGCGGTGTTGCCGGCCAGCGTCAAACTGAACCTGGCGATGGACCGGTCGCCGGTGATCAAGGCAACGTTGCACGAAGCGGAAATGACCCTGCTGATCGCCGTGGCGCTGGTGATTCTGGTGGTGTACCTGTTTCTCGGTAACTTCCGTGCCTCGCTGATTCCGACGCTGGCGGTGCCGGTGTCGCTGGTCGGTACTTTTGCGGTGATGTACCTGTACGGATTTTCCCTGAACAACCTGTCGCTGATGGCGCTGATCCTGGCTACCGGGCTGGTGGTGGACGATGCCATCGTGGTGCTGGAGAACATTTCCCGGCACATCGACGAAGGCGTGCCGCCGATGAAAGCGGCGTACCTCGGCGCCCAGGAAGTCGGCTTCACCTTGTTGTCGATGAACGTCTCGCTGGTGGCGGTGTTCCTGTCGATCCTGTTTATGGGCGGGATCATCGAAAGCCTGTTTCGCGAATTTTCCATTACCCTGGCGGCGTCCATCGTGGTGTCGCTGATCGTGTCGTTGACCCTGACGCCAATGCTCTGCGCGCGTTGGCTCAAGCCGCACACACCGGGTCAGGAAAACCGTCTGCAACGCTGGAGCCAGCGCGTCAATGAATGGCTGGTCGCCAAATACGCCACCAGCCTCGACTGGGTGCTGCGTCACCGGCGCCTGACATTGCTCAGCCTGCTCATCACCGTGGGTGTCAACGTCGCGTTGTACGTAGTGGTGCCGAAAACCTTCATGCCGCAACAGGACACCGGTCAACTGATCGGATTCGTCCGTGGCGACGACGGGCTGTCGTTCAGCGTGATGCAGCCGAAGATGGAGACCTTCCGACGCGCCGTGCTCAAGGACGATGCGGTGCAAAGCGTGGCCGGTTTCATCGGCGGCACCAACGGCACGAATAACGCCTTCATGCTGGTGCGCTTGAAGCCGATCAAGGCGCGCAATATTTCTGCGCAAAAGGTCATCGAACGTCTGCGCAAGGAAATGCCCAAGGTCGCCGGCGCTCAGCTGATGCTGATGGCTGACCAGGACCTGCAATTTGGTGGCGGTCGTGAACAGACCACCTCGCAGTACTCCTACATCATTCAAAGCGCCGACCTGGGCTCGTTGCGCGAGTGGTACCCGAAAGTCGTCACCGCGCTGCGGGCCTTGCCGGAGTTGACGGCGATTGACGCCCGCGAAGGTCGTGGCGCGCAACAGGTGACGCTGATTGTCGACCGCGACCAGGCCAAACGCCTGGGAGTCGACATGGACATGGTCACGGCGGTATTGAACAACGCCTATGCCCAGCGACAGATTTCGACAATCTACGACAGCCTCAACCAGTATCAGGTAGTGATGGAGGTCAATCCGATATACGCCCAGGATCCGATCACCCTCAAGCAAGTCCAAGTGATCACTTCTACCGGCGCGCGCATTCCCCTGTCGACCATCGCTCACTACGAAAATAGCCTGGAAGACGACCGGGTCAGCCACGAAGGCCAGTTCGCTTCCGAAAGCATCTCCTTCGACATGGCCGAAGGCGTGACAGTGGAGCAGGGCACCGCGGCTATCGAGCGGGCGATTGCCAAGCTCGGCATGCCGGAAGACGTGATCGTGAAAATGGCCGGGACCGCCGACGCTTTCGCCGCCACCCAGAAGACCCAGCCATTCATGATTCTCGGCGCGCTGGTGGCGGTGTATCTGGTGTTGGGCGTGCTGTATGAAAGTTACATTCACCCGCTGACGATTCTGTCGACGCTGCCGTCGGCTGGGGTCGGTGCGTTGCTGTCGATCTATGCGTTGGGCGGGGAGTTCAGCCTGATCTCGTTGTTGGGGCTGTTCCTGTTGATCGGGGTGGTGAAGAAAAACGCCATTCTGATGATCGACCTCGCGTTGCAACTGGAGCGGCATCAGGGCATGAGTCCGCTGGATTCGATTCGCAGTGCCTGCCTGCAACGTCTGCGGCCCATTCTGATGACCACCCTGGCGGCGATCCTCGGTGCACTGCCGTTGCTGCTCAGCCGTGCCGAAGGCGCGGAAATGCGTCAGCCGCTGGGCCTGACTATCATCGGCGGGCTGATTTTCAGCCAGGTGCTGACGCTTTACACCACCCCGGTGGTTTACCTCTATCTCGACAAACTGCGCCATGGTTTCAACAAATGGCGTGGGGTACGTACCGATGCAGCTCTGGAAACTCCGCTATGACTGACCGTTCGCTTATCACTCTGGCTGCACCAATCGCCATGGCCCGTGGCTCGCGTTTGTTGAGCCTGGCGCTGTGTGTGGCCATGCTCAGCGCTTGCGCCGTCGGCCCGGACTACCAGCGCCCACCAACCGCGGAACCGGCGCAGTACAAGCAAGCCGAGGGCTGGCGTCAGGCCAATCCCAGCGATTCCCTGGCCCGTGGCGCCTGGTGGGAGTTGTACGGCGATCAGCAGCTCAACGGCCTGATCGAGAAACTCAACAACTCCAACCAGACCGTCGCCCAGGCCGAAGCCCGGTATCGGCAGTCCCAGGCCTTGGTCAGCACTGCCCGTGCCGCGTTTTACCCAACGGTTGACTTGAGCGCGGGCAAAACCCGCTCCAGTCAGGGCGCCGGCAGCAGCAGTTCCAGCCTGAGCAGTTCCGCCAGCGGTATTCGCGACACCTACAACGCTCAGTTGGGCGTCAGTTGGGAAGCGGACGTCTGGGGCAAACTGCGTCGCGGGCTGGAGGCCAACGAGGCCACGGCCGAAGCAAGCTTCGCCGACCTCGCGGCCATGCGCCTGAGCCAGCAGTCGGAGCTGGTGCAGAACTATTTGCAGTTACGGGTGATCGATCAGCAGAAGCGCCTTCTGGAATCAACAGTCACGGCGTACGAGCGTTCGCTGCAAATGACCCAGAACCAGTACCGCGCCGGCGTGTCCGGGCGTGATGCGGTGGCCCAGGCCCAGACTCAGCTCAAAACCACCCAGGCCAACCTGGTGGACCTGATCTGGCAACGTGCCCAGTTCGAAAACGCCATCGCCGTACTGATCGGCCAGGCGCCGGCCGAGTTCAATCTGGCGGAAACCGAGGACATCCCGAAACTGCCGCAGATTCCCCTGAGCCTGCCGTCGCAGCTACTTGAACGCCGCCCGGACATCGCTTCCGCCGAGCGCTCGGTGATTGCCGCCAACGCCAACATCGGTGTGGCGAAAGCCGCTTACTACCCGGATTTGAGCCTGAGCCTCAGTGGCGGTTACAGCAGCAGTACGTCCAGCAACCTGTTCAGCTTGCCGAACCGCTTCTGGTCGGTGGGGCCGAAAGTGACGTTGCCACTGTTTGACGGTGGCGCGCGCTCGGCAGAAGTTGATCGCAACGAAGCGCTCTACGATGAAACCGTGGCCAAGTACCGCCAGACCGTGCTCGACGGCTTCCGCGAGGTGGAGAACTACCTGGTGCAGCTCAAGGTTTATGAAAACGAAGCGACCGTGCGCCAGGAAGCCCTGGACGCGGCGCGCGACTCCTTGCGCCTGACCCAGAACCAGTACAAGGCCGGGTTGATTGCCTACTTGGACGTGGTCGTGGTTCAAGCCACCGCGTTGAGCAATGAACAAAGCGTATTGACCGTGTTGCAGAGCCGATTGATTGCCAGCGTGCAGTTGATTGCGGCGTTGGGTGGCGGTTGGGATGGGCAATTGCAGGTGAGTGACAAGGAATAACGCAACTTTTGTGGATCGGCGCGATTTGTGGCGAGGGAGCTTGCTCCCGTTCGGCTGCGAAGCAGTCGTAGTCCGGCTAACTCGGTATACCTCAGAGACAAAACGGGGCCGTTTCGCGACCCAACGGGAGCAAGCTCCCTCGCCACAATGACGGTGTTGAAATAACCATTTTTTGACGTCAAACAAGCGCCCCATCGGCTTGATGGCCATTTGATTATTTTGTCAGTGCGTTCTTCCGCGCAATCAGTACAATCGCCGACTTTGCCCCCGAGAACGGACGCAGTACGGAGGGGCGGTCACGAGAATTATCATGCTCATCGGCACTTATTCCCCCACGCTGGTCTTCATCTCGCTGTGCGTGGCGATTCTCGCCTCGTATACCGCCCTGGACCTCACCGGTCGGATTGCCACCACCAAAGGCCTGGCCGTCCACCTGTGGACCGCAGGCGGGGCGGTCGCCATGGGCATTGGCGTCTGGTCGATGCATTTCATCGGCATGCTCGCGTTCAAATTGCCGATTGATCTGGGCTACGACCTCGGCATCACCGTGCTCTCGCTGGTCATCGCCATCCTGTCCTGCGGCTTTGCCTTGTGGCTGGTCAGTCAGCCGAAGCTGCCGGCCTGGCAACTGGCCTTTGGCGCGCTGGTCATGGGCAGCGGGATCAGCGCCATGCATTACACCGGCATGGCGGCCATGCTCATGCAGCCAGGCATCGATTACGACCCGACCTTGTTCAGCGCCTCGCTGCTGATTGCCATCGGGGCCTCGGCGGCGGCGTTGTGGATTGCCTTCCGCCTGCGCCAGCACACGCCATACGTGGGCCTGATCCGTGGCGGCGCTGCGGTGATCATGGGTTTTGCCATTGTCGGCATGCACTACACCGGCATGGCGGCAGCGCGGTTCCCGGACGGCAGCTTCTGCGGAGCAGCCCTCAGTGGGTTGAGCGGCAAGGGCCTCGACAACCTGGTGTTGATCACCACTCTCGCGGTGTTGAGCATTGCCTTGCTGACCTCGATTCTCGATGCCCGCCTGGAAACGCGCACCGCTGACCTCGCTCACTCGCTGACCGAAGCCAACCGCGAACTCACCCAACTGGCCTTGCACGACACCCTGACCGGCCTGCCGAACCGCACGTTGTTGGCAGACCGCATTGAGTTAGCCATGTCGAAGGTACAGGAGCAGGGCGGTTGTTTTGCGCTGATGTTCATCGATCTGGACGGCTTCAAACCGGTCAACGATGCCTTCGGCCACCACATGGGCGACCAGTTGTTGCGTGAGGTCGGTTTGCGACTGCGCGAAGACTTGCGCAGCCAGGACACCCTGGCGCGGATTGGCGGTGACGAGTTCGTCTTGCTGGTGCGTCTGAGCGAGCCAAACGATGCACTGAGCCTGGCGGCTCGTCAGGTCGGCTTGATCGCGCGCTCGTTCCGGGTGGCCGAACATGACCTGCAGATTTCCGCCAGCGTCGGCATCGCGCTCTACCCGGGCAACGGCCAGACCGCACAAGAACTGCTGATGAATGCCGACGCCGCGATGTACCACGCCAAGGGCGCGGGCAAAAACGGCTACAGCTTCTTCGACGCCTCGATGAACAGCAACGCCCGCAAACAACTGCAACTGCTGCAAGACCTGCGCGCGGCCCTGGAACAGCAACAGTTCAGCCTTTATTACCAACCCAAATTCGACGCCAGCAATGGTCGCCCGGTGGGCGCCGAAGCCTTGCTGCGCTGGGAGCATCCGACCCAGGGCATGCTGTTGCCGGACAAGTTCATAGAGCTGGCGGAAAAGACCGGGTTGATCATTCCCATCGGCGAGTGGGTGCTGAACGAAGCCTGCCGGCAGATGCGCGAATGGTACGTGCTCGGCTACACCGACTGGCGCATAGCGGTGAATCTGTCGGCGTTGCAGTTCTGCCACGCAGGCTTGGTCCAGAGCGTGGCCAAAGCCTTGGCCATGCACCATTTGCCAGCCAATAGCCTGACTCTGGAAATCACTGAAACCACCGCCATGAGTGACGCCGACGCGAGCATGACCGTGCTTCGGGAGTTGTCGGAAATGGGCGTCGACCTGTCCATCGACGACTTCGGCACCGGCTATTCGAGCTTGATGTACCTCAAGCGCCTGCCGGCCAACGAACTGAAAATCGACCGTGGGTTTGTTCGCGATCTGGAGCACGACAGCGATGACGCTGCCATCGTTTCGGCGATCGTTGCGCTCGGTCAGGCGCTGGGTTTACGGATTGTCGCGGAAGGGGTCGAGACCGGCGTGCAGCAGGACTTCCTGACCAAACTGGGTTGCGATTCGCTGCAGGGTTACTTGCTGGGGCATCCGCTGCCGGCGGAGCGCTTCATGATCGACATTCACCGTGGCGAGCAACAGGCCACAGGCTGATTGATCTTGTGGCGAGGGAGCTTGCTCCCGCTCGGCTGCGAAGCAGTCGTAGTTCCAGGCGGCTCGGTACCATTGGAAGAATGCAGGGCGCCGCTTCGCGACCCAGCGGGAGCAAGCTCCCTCGCCACAAGGAAGCAGTTCGCCACAGGGCAGTGTTGTCGCTGATGGTAGATGCAGGTCATGCAAAACCCGTCAATGGCGGTTATTCTTGCCTCCGACTGCTTAAGTTTGAAACGGGGGAACGTCAGCATGGAAAAAGTCATCGTCATCACCGGCGGCAGCCGAGGTATCGGCGCCGCCACGGCGTTGTTGGCCGCCGAGCAGGGTTATCGGATCTGTATCAACTATCAAGCTGACGAAAAAGCCGCGCAAAGCGTGCTGGAACAAGTCCGTGCCTTGGGCGCACAAGCGATTGCAGTGCGCGCTGATGTCAGCATCGAAGACGAAGTGATCGCCATGTTCCAACGGGTCGACACTGAACTGGGCCGGGTCACCGCATTGGTGAACAACGCCGGCACCGTCGGGCACAAGTCCCGGGTCGACGAAATGTCCGAATTCCGCATTCTCAAAATCCTCAAGACCAACGTCCTGGCGCCGATCCTCTGCGCCAAGCACGCGATCCTGCGCATGTCGCCCAAGCATGGCGGGCAGGGTGGCAGCATCGTCAATGTGTCGTCGGTGGCTGCACGGTTGGGGGCGCCGAGCGAATACGTGGATTACGCCGCGTCGAAAGGTGCGCTGGATACCTTCACCATTGGCCTTTCGAAGGAAGTGGCGGGCGAGGGGATTCGCGTCAACGCAGTGCGGCCCGGTTACATCTACACCGACTTTCACGCGTTGAGCGGCGACCCGGATCGGGTCAGCAAACTGGAATCGGCGATCCCGATGGCCCGTGGCGGCCGGCCTGATGAAGTGGCAGAGGCGATTGTCTGGTTGTTGTCGGATAAGGCTTCTTATGCGACGGGGACTTTTGTTGATCTTGGTGGTGGGCGTTAAGCCTTAAGGTTTGCGTTGCTCGAACGGGCCTCTTCGCGAGCAAGCCCGCTCCCACAATGGATTGATGTGAACACATTATTTGTGAACACCACCGAACCCCTGTGGGAGCGGGCTTGCTCGCGAAGGCAATGGACCAGGCAACATCAAACTGTCAGAACGACCGCACTATCCGCCCCAACGTTTCCATCGCCTTCTCCGCAGCTTCACTCCACGGGCTGCCATAGTTCAACCGAATACAATTCCTGAAGCGCCGGGTCGGTGAAAAGATCGGCCCCGGCGCGATGCTGATGCCTTGGGCCAGCGCCATCTGAAACAACTTCAACGAGTCCATCTGCGGTGGCAGTTCCAGCCACAGGAAGTAGCCGCCGGCCGGTTGGCTGACGCGGGTCTGTGCCGGGAAGTAGCGGGCGATGGCGGCGAG is a window of Pseudomonas sp. 10S4 DNA encoding:
- a CDS encoding efflux RND transporter permease subunit, with the translated sequence MNLSGPFIKRPVATMLLSLAIMLLGGVSFGLLPVAPLPQMDFPVIVVQASLAGASPEVMASTVATPLERSFGSIAGVNTMSSRSSQGSTRVILQFDMDRDINGAAREVQAAINASRNLLPSGMRSMPTYKKVNPSQAPIMVLSLTSDVLEKGQLYDLASTILSQSLSQVQGVGEVQIGGSSLPAVRIELEPQALNQYGVALDDVRNTIANANVRRPKGSVEDDQRLWQVQANDQLEKAKDYESLIIHYNNGAALRLKDVAKVSDGVEDRYNSGFFNNDAAVLLVINRQAGANIIETVNEIKAQLPALQAVLPASVKLNLAMDRSPVIKATLHEAEMTLLIAVALVILVVYLFLGNFRASLIPTLAVPVSLVGTFAVMYLYGFSLNNLSLMALILATGLVVDDAIVVLENISRHIDEGVPPMKAAYLGAQEVGFTLLSMNVSLVAVFLSILFMGGIIESLFREFSITLAASIVVSLIVSLTLTPMLCARWLKPHTPGQENRLQRWSQRVNEWLVAKYATSLDWVLRHRRLTLLSLLITVGVNVALYVVVPKTFMPQQDTGQLIGFVRGDDGLSFSVMQPKMETFRRAVLKDDAVQSVAGFIGGTNGTNNAFMLVRLKPIKARNISAQKVIERLRKEMPKVAGAQLMLMADQDLQFGGGREQTTSQYSYIIQSADLGSLREWYPKVVTALRALPELTAIDAREGRGAQQVTLIVDRDQAKRLGVDMDMVTAVLNNAYAQRQISTIYDSLNQYQVVMEVNPIYAQDPITLKQVQVITSTGARIPLSTIAHYENSLEDDRVSHEGQFASESISFDMAEGVTVEQGTAAIERAIAKLGMPEDVIVKMAGTADAFAATQKTQPFMILGALVAVYLVLGVLYESYIHPLTILSTLPSAGVGALLSIYALGGEFSLISLLGLFLLIGVVKKNAILMIDLALQLERHQGMSPLDSIRSACLQRLRPILMTTLAAILGALPLLLSRAEGAEMRQPLGLTIIGGLIFSQVLTLYTTPVVYLYLDKLRHGFNKWRGVRTDAALETPL
- a CDS encoding efflux transporter outer membrane subunit, producing the protein MTDRSLITLAAPIAMARGSRLLSLALCVAMLSACAVGPDYQRPPTAEPAQYKQAEGWRQANPSDSLARGAWWELYGDQQLNGLIEKLNNSNQTVAQAEARYRQSQALVSTARAAFYPTVDLSAGKTRSSQGAGSSSSSLSSSASGIRDTYNAQLGVSWEADVWGKLRRGLEANEATAEASFADLAAMRLSQQSELVQNYLQLRVIDQQKRLLESTVTAYERSLQMTQNQYRAGVSGRDAVAQAQTQLKTTQANLVDLIWQRAQFENAIAVLIGQAPAEFNLAETEDIPKLPQIPLSLPSQLLERRPDIASAERSVIAANANIGVAKAAYYPDLSLSLSGGYSSSTSSNLFSLPNRFWSVGPKVTLPLFDGGARSAEVDRNEALYDETVAKYRQTVLDGFREVENYLVQLKVYENEATVRQEALDAARDSLRLTQNQYKAGLIAYLDVVVVQATALSNEQSVLTVLQSRLIASVQLIAALGGGWDGQLQVSDKE
- a CDS encoding putative bifunctional diguanylate cyclase/phosphodiesterase yields the protein MLIGTYSPTLVFISLCVAILASYTALDLTGRIATTKGLAVHLWTAGGAVAMGIGVWSMHFIGMLAFKLPIDLGYDLGITVLSLVIAILSCGFALWLVSQPKLPAWQLAFGALVMGSGISAMHYTGMAAMLMQPGIDYDPTLFSASLLIAIGASAAALWIAFRLRQHTPYVGLIRGGAAVIMGFAIVGMHYTGMAAARFPDGSFCGAALSGLSGKGLDNLVLITTLAVLSIALLTSILDARLETRTADLAHSLTEANRELTQLALHDTLTGLPNRTLLADRIELAMSKVQEQGGCFALMFIDLDGFKPVNDAFGHHMGDQLLREVGLRLREDLRSQDTLARIGGDEFVLLVRLSEPNDALSLAARQVGLIARSFRVAEHDLQISASVGIALYPGNGQTAQELLMNADAAMYHAKGAGKNGYSFFDASMNSNARKQLQLLQDLRAALEQQQFSLYYQPKFDASNGRPVGAEALLRWEHPTQGMLLPDKFIELAEKTGLIIPIGEWVLNEACRQMREWYVLGYTDWRIAVNLSALQFCHAGLVQSVAKALAMHHLPANSLTLEITETTAMSDADASMTVLRELSEMGVDLSIDDFGTGYSSLMYLKRLPANELKIDRGFVRDLEHDSDDAAIVSAIVALGQALGLRIVAEGVETGVQQDFLTKLGCDSLQGYLLGHPLPAERFMIDIHRGEQQATG
- a CDS encoding SDR family oxidoreductase gives rise to the protein MEKVIVITGGSRGIGAATALLAAEQGYRICINYQADEKAAQSVLEQVRALGAQAIAVRADVSIEDEVIAMFQRVDTELGRVTALVNNAGTVGHKSRVDEMSEFRILKILKTNVLAPILCAKHAILRMSPKHGGQGGSIVNVSSVAARLGAPSEYVDYAASKGALDTFTIGLSKEVAGEGIRVNAVRPGYIYTDFHALSGDPDRVSKLESAIPMARGGRPDEVAEAIVWLLSDKASYATGTFVDLGGGR